In the Chroococcidiopsis sp. SAG 2025 genome, one interval contains:
- a CDS encoding transposase gives MATVPTQLSQGRVVIVQADTEFGTVEFLKAVRKQSWRAVVGMRCNRKMQDGRHLKQLYRHANRGQQVYLAGDTQPLTVSWFWLKRAEGKRELRFVVSTHPYSGIYLVRLGRKRSCIEGFFKTSKHRFGLHRFGQTTKLGVYRWLIKSANCLSIGALD, from the coding sequence TTGGCAACGGTTCCAACCCAGTTGAGTCAGGGCAGGGTGGTCATTGTACAGGCAGATACGGAGTTTGGCACCGTAGAGTTTCTCAAAGCAGTGCGAAAGCAGTCGTGGCGAGCAGTCGTGGGGATGCGCTGCAATCGCAAAATGCAGGACGGTCGTCATCTAAAGCAACTGTATCGCCATGCCAACCGTGGACAACAGGTGTATTTAGCGGGAGACACACAGCCACTGACGGTGTCCTGGTTCTGGCTCAAACGAGCCGAAGGCAAGCGAGAACTGCGCTTTGTCGTTTCTACCCATCCTTACTCTGGCATTTATCTGGTGCGGCTAGGACGTAAGCGCTCTTGCATTGAGGGCTTTTTCAAAACGAGCAAACATCGTTTTGGGCTGCATCGCTTTGGGCAAACTACGAAACTTGGTGTCTATCGCTGGCTCATCAAGAGCGCTAATTGCCTATCTATTGGCGCATTGGATTGA
- a CDS encoding STAS domain-containing protein → MVQDLRYTTLAEEIAEIMPDVGSDRQRGGWYDVVERSLEPGQEVHRFVWHDRKAWWQQEQAILAYLILAGSLGNTEYRRLARESAAFYNAWFLDNQSGGVYFNVLANGIPYLMGTERGKGSHSMSGYHSFELAYLAAVYTNLLITKQPMDLYFKPRPGAFKDNILRVAPDILPPGSVRIGEVWIDDRSYTDFDADNLTVKLPDTRDRVRVRVRILPIQVFFDAALLEVADGTAKISLTGLLNADAIQILEAELEKIQTQPLKRLVFLLQDLKCISSAGLRFLIFTKQKLGSEVEIHVVGAQENVKNYLKMSSFCQGITLSDRYDVTETANAYLVP, encoded by the coding sequence ATGGTGCAAGATCTCAGGTATACCACTCTAGCCGAAGAAATTGCCGAAATTATGCCAGATGTTGGTAGCGATCGCCAACGTGGAGGCTGGTATGATGTCGTAGAGCGCAGTTTGGAACCAGGACAAGAAGTACACCGCTTCGTCTGGCACGATCGCAAGGCTTGGTGGCAACAAGAGCAAGCTATTTTAGCTTACTTAATCCTAGCTGGTTCCCTTGGTAATACTGAGTATCGACGTTTAGCACGGGAGTCAGCAGCTTTCTATAATGCTTGGTTCCTCGATAATCAGTCTGGTGGTGTCTACTTTAATGTCTTGGCAAACGGAATTCCGTATCTAATGGGGACTGAACGTGGCAAAGGCAGCCATTCAATGAGCGGCTACCACTCGTTCGAGTTAGCTTACTTGGCTGCGGTCTACACGAATCTGCTGATTACGAAACAGCCAATGGACTTATACTTTAAGCCCAGACCAGGAGCATTCAAAGACAATATCCTGCGCGTTGCACCGGATATTTTGCCACCAGGTAGCGTGCGAATTGGTGAAGTGTGGATTGACGATCGATCGTATACTGATTTTGATGCCGACAATCTGACTGTCAAACTGCCTGATACTCGCGATCGAGTGAGAGTCAGAGTCAGAATTCTGCCGATTCAGGTTTTCTTTGATGCCGCTTTACTGGAAGTCGCTGATGGCACTGCCAAGATTTCATTAACTGGCTTACTAAATGCAGATGCAATACAAATTTTGGAAGCAGAGTTAGAAAAGATACAAACACAGCCACTCAAGCGCCTCGTCTTTCTGTTACAAGACCTAAAATGTATCTCTAGTGCTGGACTGCGTTTCCTAATTTTCACCAAGCAAAAGCTAGGTTCTGAGGTTGAAATTCATGTAGTTGGCGCGCAGGAAAATGTGAAGAATTACCTCAAGATGAGTTCATTCTGTCAAGGCATTACTTTGTCCGATCGGTATGATGTTACTGAAACAGCCAATGCGTATTTGGTTCCCTAA
- a CDS encoding FAD-dependent oxidoreductase encodes MANPVLLTLDDDPGVLRVIERDLRREYGSRFRVMRSESGLTALKALQQVKLRREMVALFLVDQRMPEIAGVEFLEQAMELFPDAKRVLLTAYADTDAAIRAINTAKIDYYLLKPWDPPHEKLYPVLDDLLDDWISSCRPPFEGLRIVDSRWSPHLHQIKGFLARNHVPYQWLDIEVEEEARQWANYSESGAANLPLVLFPDGSHLIQPTNTQIAQKLGLRTHAQMPFYDLAIVGAGPAGLAAAVYGASEGLRTVLIEKEAPGGQAGTSSRIENYLGFPVGLSGADLARRAVTQAKRFGVEILSPQEVSGVRVADPYRILTLSDGTEVCCHAMLIATGISYRRLDIPGIDNLIGAGVYTGAAMTEALSCLNQEIYIVGGANSAGQAAVYLAKYASRVRMLVRGDSLAKSMSQYLIDQISATENIEVRVHSSIVQVHCENCLEAITIADAQTGEKQSVPTNLLFVMIGAKPRTDWLDGIVARDEQGFILTGASLNRNGRCIKGWTLDREPFLLESSVPGIFVAGDVRHGSVKRIASGVGEGSIAVQFIHQYLSKM; translated from the coding sequence GTGGCTAATCCTGTTCTGTTAACTTTAGACGACGATCCAGGAGTTTTGCGAGTGATCGAGCGCGATCTCCGACGCGAGTATGGTAGCCGATTCCGAGTCATGCGATCTGAATCGGGTTTAACAGCTCTGAAGGCACTGCAACAAGTTAAGTTACGCAGGGAAATGGTGGCACTATTCTTGGTAGATCAGCGGATGCCAGAGATCGCAGGGGTAGAGTTTCTCGAACAGGCGATGGAACTTTTTCCAGATGCAAAGCGGGTCTTGCTAACTGCATATGCGGATACCGATGCTGCGATCCGCGCCATCAACACAGCAAAGATTGATTACTACCTTCTCAAGCCATGGGACCCGCCACATGAAAAACTATATCCCGTGCTGGACGATTTACTAGATGATTGGATTTCGTCCTGTCGTCCGCCCTTTGAAGGTTTGCGAATTGTTGATTCGCGTTGGTCGCCCCATCTGCATCAAATCAAAGGTTTTTTGGCTCGCAACCACGTGCCTTATCAATGGCTGGACATTGAGGTAGAAGAAGAGGCACGCCAATGGGCTAACTACAGCGAATCTGGTGCTGCAAATTTACCACTGGTATTATTTCCTGATGGTTCTCACTTAATACAACCGACAAATACGCAAATTGCCCAGAAACTCGGATTGCGAACTCATGCCCAAATGCCATTCTACGACTTAGCGATCGTCGGCGCTGGTCCAGCTGGTCTAGCAGCAGCAGTCTACGGAGCGTCTGAGGGATTGCGAACCGTGTTAATTGAAAAAGAAGCCCCAGGCGGGCAAGCAGGAACGAGTTCTCGGATTGAGAACTACTTGGGCTTTCCCGTTGGACTGAGTGGAGCGGATCTAGCCCGACGTGCAGTAACTCAAGCCAAACGGTTCGGCGTGGAGATTCTCTCGCCGCAAGAGGTGTCTGGTGTTCGAGTCGCCGATCCCTATCGTATTTTGACACTGAGCGATGGCACAGAGGTTTGCTGCCATGCAATGCTTATTGCTACTGGGATCTCGTATCGCAGACTTGATATACCTGGGATCGACAATCTGATCGGAGCTGGCGTATATACTGGGGCAGCAATGACTGAAGCACTCTCTTGCTTAAATCAAGAGATTTACATCGTTGGCGGGGCTAACTCAGCCGGACAAGCAGCGGTCTATCTTGCTAAATACGCTAGCCGTGTGAGAATGCTGGTGCGCGGTGATTCTCTCGCTAAAAGCATGTCCCAATATTTAATAGACCAAATTTCAGCAACAGAGAACATTGAAGTTAGGGTACACTCTAGCATCGTCCAGGTTCATTGTGAAAACTGTTTGGAGGCAATTACGATTGCTGATGCCCAGACAGGCGAAAAGCAATCTGTTCCTACAAACTTACTCTTTGTCATGATTGGTGCTAAACCGCGTACAGATTGGTTAGATGGCATCGTGGCAAGAGACGAACAAGGTTTTATCTTGACCGGAGCAAGTTTAAACCGTAATGGACGCTGCATCAAAGGATGGACGCTCGATCGCGAGCCTTTTCTGCTCGAAAGTAGCGTACCTGGCATTTTTGTGGCTGGAGATGTGCGTCACGGTTCGGTGAAGCGCATTGCTTCAGGGGTGGGAGAAGGTTCGATTGCCGTTCAGTTCATTCATCAATACCTGAGTAAGATGTAA
- a CDS encoding sensor histidine kinase gives MLDALRQTSLFAELTDEQLQWLAEHGSLIQLATGEYLALEGEPPKNFYVLVEGEIQLTKKVGGIERHMMTFGPGTYTGHELILLDMPYFASGRATKASRVLKWDTHAFWQMLTRCPSITRDLLVITAQRTQILETTSRHHEKLLALGTMAAGLAHELNNPAAAVSRGAKHMHELFQELLLLALSLNQQQMTSTQMAFLANILQDAIARAATPLQLDPLVQSDREDEIAIWLEANDVEDSWNLAPTLAVAGLDTEWLNVVMEHVPTQSLGKVLTWIEATLTGLGLLDEIEQSAGRISELVKAVKEYSYMDRAPMQDLDVHQGIESTLIMLGHKLKGGVAVSREYDRSLPTICAYGSELNQVWTNLIDNAIDAMDGRGQIWIRTARDNNDLLVEIADNGPGIPPDIQERIFEPFFTTKGVGQGTGLGLVISYRIIEKHTGDIRFHSEPGNTCFHVRLPIAPCQVRNRQENSSIQLPSTQLSSILVSGELC, from the coding sequence ATGCTTGATGCCTTAAGACAAACATCGCTCTTTGCAGAACTCACAGACGAGCAATTGCAATGGTTAGCCGAACACGGTAGCCTGATTCAGCTAGCCACTGGAGAGTATCTAGCACTTGAAGGAGAGCCGCCGAAAAATTTCTACGTGCTTGTAGAAGGCGAAATACAACTGACAAAAAAAGTTGGTGGCATAGAAAGGCATATGATGACCTTTGGACCAGGAACGTATACAGGTCACGAGTTAATTTTATTAGATATGCCTTACTTTGCTAGCGGACGGGCTACAAAAGCTAGTCGCGTATTGAAATGGGACACACATGCTTTCTGGCAAATGCTAACCAGATGTCCTTCGATTACACGCGATCTGCTGGTCATAACAGCCCAGCGGACGCAAATCTTGGAAACAACATCACGACACCACGAAAAGCTGCTCGCACTAGGTACTATGGCAGCTGGTCTTGCCCACGAACTTAATAATCCAGCAGCAGCGGTCAGTCGAGGTGCGAAGCACATGCACGAATTATTCCAAGAATTGCTCTTACTGGCACTCAGTCTGAATCAACAGCAGATGACAAGCACGCAAATGGCTTTTCTAGCAAATATTCTGCAAGACGCGATCGCGCGTGCCGCAACACCACTACAATTAGATCCGCTCGTGCAGAGCGATCGAGAGGATGAGATCGCCATCTGGCTTGAGGCAAACGACGTTGAAGATAGCTGGAATCTCGCCCCTACCCTGGCAGTGGCAGGACTGGATACAGAATGGCTGAATGTTGTCATGGAACATGTGCCTACTCAATCCTTAGGTAAAGTACTGACCTGGATCGAGGCAACGCTGACTGGACTGGGGTTATTAGACGAAATTGAGCAGAGCGCAGGACGCATTTCCGAGCTAGTTAAAGCAGTCAAAGAGTATTCCTATATGGATCGAGCGCCAATGCAAGATTTAGACGTACACCAGGGAATTGAAAGTACGTTGATTATGCTAGGTCACAAACTTAAGGGCGGTGTAGCTGTGTCGCGCGAGTACGATCGCAGCCTGCCTACTATTTGCGCCTATGGAAGTGAGTTGAACCAAGTTTGGACTAACTTGATCGACAATGCGATCGATGCAATGGACGGACGCGGACAAATCTGGATTCGTACAGCGCGAGACAACAATGATTTGCTCGTAGAGATTGCTGACAACGGTCCAGGCATTCCGCCAGACATTCAAGAGCGTATCTTCGAGCCATTTTTTACTACCAAGGGTGTGGGTCAAGGAACTGGCTTAGGTTTGGTTATTAGCTATCGAATTATAGAGAAACACACAGGCGACATCCGCTTTCATTCTGAGCCAGGAAACACTTGCTTTCACGTTCGCCTGCCGATCGCTCCGTGTCAAGTGCGAAATCGTCAGGAAAACTCAAGTATTCAACTTCCAAGTACTCAACTTTCATCGATCTTAGTGAGTGGCGAGTTATGCTAA
- a CDS encoding glycosyltransferase family 4 protein, translating to MKIAIWHNLPSGGGKRALYHHVKGLLERGHTLESWCPPTADQSYLPLNELIKENIVPLAQLPMKRRSKFIKQPFSPYFHALNSIQAMDAHCQQCAAEINCGGFDVLFANACTFFRTTAIGRYVKVPTAIYLQEPNRELYEAMPSLPWAAIPPPAKAWWSSSYVSAFLKNLIQVQGYRLQVREELQNARAFDVVLVNSLFSRESVLRAYGLDAKVCYLGIDTELFKPSQVPRKKIVVGLGGIYSGKGLERAVRAIGTIQKEKRPDLIWIGNFSVNSYQQKIEQLARSLEVNFMAKVQLADDEIVKLLSQAAVMIYTPVLEPFGFAPLEANACETPVVAIAEGGIRESIKDGINGFLINGDEPILIGKAISSLLDNPDIVEKMGERARKYVLENWSWKQANDCLENYLLSLIVKR from the coding sequence ATGAAAATTGCTATCTGGCATAACTTACCAAGTGGTGGTGGAAAGAGAGCCTTATATCATCACGTAAAAGGCTTATTGGAGCGCGGTCACACTTTAGAATCTTGGTGTCCTCCAACGGCAGACCAATCTTATCTTCCTTTAAACGAATTAATCAAAGAAAATATAGTGCCACTTGCTCAGTTACCTATGAAAAGAAGGAGTAAGTTTATAAAACAGCCATTTTCACCTTATTTTCATGCGTTGAATAGTATCCAAGCGATGGATGCACATTGTCAACAATGTGCTGCTGAAATTAACTGTGGTGGCTTCGATGTACTTTTCGCCAATGCCTGTACTTTTTTTCGCACGACTGCAATTGGTCGATATGTCAAAGTACCAACAGCGATTTATCTTCAAGAACCTAATCGGGAGCTATACGAAGCTATGCCAAGCCTGCCTTGGGCAGCTATACCACCTCCGGCAAAGGCTTGGTGGTCGAGTAGTTATGTCTCAGCATTTCTCAAAAATCTGATTCAGGTACAAGGGTATAGGCTTCAAGTTCGAGAAGAGTTACAGAATGCGCGAGCGTTCGATGTAGTTTTAGTTAATTCCCTTTTTAGCCGAGAAAGTGTTTTAAGAGCTTATGGATTAGATGCTAAAGTTTGTTATTTAGGAATTGATACCGAACTCTTTAAGCCATCACAAGTTCCTCGAAAGAAAATTGTCGTCGGTCTTGGAGGTATTTATTCTGGCAAAGGACTTGAGCGTGCAGTTCGCGCTATCGGCACAATACAGAAAGAAAAAAGACCAGATTTAATATGGATCGGAAATTTTTCTGTCAATAGTTATCAGCAAAAAATTGAACAGCTTGCTAGATCTTTAGAAGTTAACTTTATGGCTAAGGTGCAGCTCGCGGATGATGAGATCGTCAAACTTTTGAGTCAAGCTGCAGTCATGATTTATACTCCTGTTCTAGAGCCATTTGGTTTTGCGCCTCTTGAAGCAAATGCTTGTGAAACTCCGGTTGTGGCGATCGCTGAAGGAGGAATTAGAGAAAGTATCAAAGATGGAATTAATGGTTTTTTAATTAATGGTGACGAGCCAATTCTGATTGGTAAGGCTATCTCTTCTCTTTTAGATAATCCTGATATAGTAGAAAAAATGGGCGAACGAGCTAGAAAATACGTACTAGAAAATTGGAGTTGGAAGCAAGCAAATGACTGTTTAGAGAATTATTTACTGAGCTTAATAGTCAAACGTTAG
- a CDS encoding GDP-mannose 4,6-dehydratase, translating into MKKALIFGVSGQDGAYLAQLLIDKGYAVCGTSRDAQISSFQNLLRLGIREQLKLESVALNDFRSVLQILNKFQPDEVYNLSGQSSVSLSFDQPVETFESISIGTLNVLEALRFIDRPIKFYNAASSECFGDTEGKAADETTPFRPKSPYAVAKASAFWQVANYRKAYDLFACSGILFNHESPLRPERFVTQKIVSAANRIAKGSKEKLYLGDISIQRDWGWAPEYVKAMWLMLQQGQPDDYVIATGESCKLEDFVAAVFACVGLDWRDRVVIDTSLFRPTEIAVSKGNPAKARKKLGWQAHYKLNDSAVVQMMIQAQIELVNGSRTAAYNKERDKYLGLATAF; encoded by the coding sequence ATGAAGAAAGCATTAATTTTTGGAGTATCAGGTCAAGATGGGGCGTATCTAGCTCAGTTGTTAATTGATAAGGGTTATGCTGTTTGTGGAACCTCACGAGACGCACAAATTTCTTCTTTTCAAAATTTACTACGCCTGGGAATCCGCGAACAGTTAAAATTAGAATCCGTTGCCCTGAACGACTTTCGTAGTGTTCTACAAATTCTGAATAAATTTCAGCCAGATGAAGTATACAATTTATCAGGACAAAGTTCAGTCAGCCTCTCTTTCGATCAACCAGTTGAAACCTTTGAAAGCATCTCAATCGGTACTTTAAATGTATTAGAAGCCTTACGCTTTATCGATCGCCCCATTAAGTTTTATAATGCTGCGTCGAGTGAGTGTTTTGGAGATACTGAAGGCAAAGCAGCAGATGAAACTACGCCATTCCGTCCTAAAAGTCCTTATGCCGTAGCTAAGGCATCCGCTTTTTGGCAAGTTGCTAACTACCGCAAAGCCTACGATTTGTTTGCTTGTTCTGGTATTCTATTCAACCACGAATCTCCCTTGCGACCGGAGAGATTCGTCACTCAAAAGATTGTATCCGCAGCTAACCGAATTGCTAAAGGTAGTAAGGAAAAGCTTTATTTAGGCGATATTTCTATTCAGCGTGACTGGGGATGGGCTCCAGAGTACGTTAAAGCAATGTGGCTAATGCTACAACAAGGGCAGCCAGATGATTACGTCATTGCAACCGGAGAAAGTTGTAAGTTAGAAGATTTTGTAGCAGCAGTCTTTGCCTGTGTAGGCTTAGACTGGCGCGATCGTGTTGTAATAGATACAAGTTTATTTCGACCAACAGAAATTGCTGTTAGCAAAGGTAATCCCGCTAAAGCCAGAAAAAAGCTGGGATGGCAAGCGCATTATAAACTCAACGATAGTGCAGTTGTACAAATGATGATTCAAGCACAGATTGAGCTTGTGAATGGCAGCAGGACAGCAGCATACAATAAGGAAAGAGATAAATATTTAGGTCTAGCTACAGCTTTCTAG
- a CDS encoding phytanoyl-CoA dioxygenase family protein produces the protein MNVTISYSYWYKLYFKFKRRLGEYTDHGFKNPQWLLMFIFGRIHIIRSLMILLASKPELILPTTDSSLFTEIDVDSVVENLQRDGVCLGIHLPNYVLSEILEFTNQTYYLGNGRFELPFTLSNKEEQEAKYGKPFLFGYHYKPSLSCTAIKKLGDDPKLRQIAAKYLVGEPILKSTMIWWSFATPVEQLDERLRFAQGLFHYDLDDYRCLQFLFYLTDVDLDSGPHAYVKGSHSKKKLQYQLSIDRDKPERELINYYGSERIVNICGEAGSGFAEDQFCFHRANIPTKKDRLILQIKFVLNTYSFF, from the coding sequence ATGAACGTAACTATTTCTTATTCTTACTGGTACAAGCTATATTTTAAGTTTAAACGAAGGCTAGGTGAGTATACCGATCATGGATTCAAAAATCCTCAATGGTTGCTCATGTTTATTTTTGGGCGTATACATATTATTCGTTCGCTAATGATTTTATTAGCTAGTAAACCAGAGCTTATTCTTCCCACGACGGACTCTTCCTTATTTACGGAAATCGATGTTGACTCCGTTGTGGAAAATTTACAACGAGATGGGGTTTGCTTAGGAATTCATTTGCCAAATTATGTATTAAGCGAAATTTTAGAATTTACTAATCAAACCTATTATTTGGGCAATGGTAGATTTGAACTTCCTTTCACTCTCAGCAATAAAGAAGAACAAGAAGCTAAGTATGGAAAGCCGTTCTTATTTGGCTATCATTATAAGCCTTCCCTATCTTGTACGGCAATTAAAAAGTTAGGAGATGACCCTAAGTTACGGCAAATTGCTGCAAAATACCTAGTTGGCGAGCCTATTCTTAAAAGCACTATGATCTGGTGGAGTTTTGCTACTCCTGTAGAACAGTTAGATGAGCGCTTGCGATTCGCTCAAGGATTATTTCATTACGATCTAGATGATTATCGCTGCTTACAATTTCTGTTTTATCTAACAGATGTAGATTTGGACAGCGGTCCCCATGCCTATGTGAAAGGTAGTCATAGTAAGAAAAAGCTACAATATCAGTTGTCCATAGACAGAGACAAACCCGAACGAGAGTTAATTAATTATTATGGTAGTGAGAGAATTGTAAATATTTGTGGAGAAGCGGGCTCGGGATTTGCTGAAGATCAGTTCTGTTTCCACAGAGCAAATATTCCTACTAAGAAAGATCGACTCATCCTCCAAATAAAGTTTGTGTTAAATACTTATAGTTTCTTTTAA
- a CDS encoding right-handed parallel beta-helix repeat-containing protein: MKSKIASKFVLFCSLVALIPLFSTCEGSSTTTFYVDAKSGNDVSGNGSMARPWQTLQKAAESMGTDDTCIIRQGVYRETVIPKDGQTFVAAPGERVVVTGTDLVSNWFRHSDRVFRTSLPKKVYAVFVQGNYLSLARYPNVGNDYLDSRTWGATQVNNNGRGRANVQFLNGMNVFSDFWNGGYFFGLNGNNFYAPNIGKIASSSGNKLALTEISATISNPAWHEFEGSGRGFIINHLNALDAPGEWYWGNSNLYIYPPNNEMLTSKLVEAQVRLWGFDLSQRRNVTIKGIVFRGASVRMENAVNCTIDRSIFRYHSPFQTNYNGHGYVAFPGISVSGSDNTIKNSYIGHGWGSGISISGDRITIENNLVEDLAWSSQGAPIVISGNDNKIFRNTIRKSSGTGIHAGSIRRPQIMYNSISDTGRLLLDSGQTGIYICNFCDRPTAQRTLEGGVIAYNYIGLVNTPFVDNGKGMAIYLDDGTHGAYIHHNVTNTGGRINWAIFIHYNGHVVKDIFVHNNTLWGYDDKAVFFAGNWNGKGGGTKNSRISNNIAQLSGTTYYDKSGGAAISNNREGVVASEFVNPRAGDFRLRSHSPSINTAVPLSGINMPVFDGKPDVGAYEYGTVGLLAGSSIQGDPQDTFLER; this comes from the coding sequence ATGAAATCTAAGATAGCTTCTAAATTCGTACTATTCTGTAGTCTTGTTGCCCTAATACCGCTCTTTTCCACATGTGAAGGTTCTTCTACTACTACCTTCTATGTTGATGCAAAGTCAGGCAATGATGTATCGGGAAATGGCTCGATGGCAAGACCCTGGCAAACACTTCAGAAAGCTGCTGAATCGATGGGGACAGATGATACCTGCATTATTAGGCAAGGTGTTTATAGAGAAACAGTCATACCGAAAGACGGACAAACCTTTGTGGCTGCGCCTGGAGAGCGGGTTGTAGTGACAGGCACAGATCTTGTCAGCAATTGGTTTCGTCATTCAGATCGTGTCTTCCGTACTTCACTGCCCAAAAAGGTGTATGCCGTATTTGTTCAAGGCAACTATCTTTCTCTTGCCCGATATCCTAATGTAGGTAACGATTACCTCGATTCGAGAACATGGGGCGCTACACAAGTCAATAATAATGGTAGAGGAAGGGCAAACGTCCAGTTTCTAAACGGCATGAATGTATTTAGTGACTTTTGGAATGGAGGCTACTTCTTCGGACTGAATGGAAATAACTTCTACGCTCCTAACATAGGTAAGATCGCTTCTTCTAGTGGCAACAAACTCGCGCTAACAGAGATTAGCGCTACGATCTCTAACCCTGCATGGCATGAATTTGAGGGAAGCGGTAGAGGCTTTATCATCAACCACTTAAACGCACTTGATGCTCCAGGTGAATGGTATTGGGGAAATTCAAACCTCTATATCTATCCACCGAATAACGAGATGCTGACATCAAAGCTTGTTGAAGCTCAAGTCAGACTGTGGGGATTCGATTTAAGTCAGCGCAGAAACGTGACAATCAAAGGTATCGTCTTTCGAGGCGCTTCCGTTCGGATGGAAAATGCAGTCAACTGTACGATCGATCGCTCGATCTTTCGCTACCATTCTCCCTTTCAAACAAATTACAACGGTCACGGCTATGTAGCATTTCCAGGAATTTCTGTATCGGGTTCTGATAATACTATTAAGAATTCATATATCGGACATGGGTGGGGTTCGGGAATCTCAATATCAGGCGATCGCATCACCATTGAGAATAATTTAGTCGAAGACTTAGCTTGGAGCAGCCAGGGCGCTCCCATTGTTATCAGTGGCAATGATAATAAGATCTTCAGAAATACAATACGAAAGAGTTCTGGCACGGGAATTCACGCTGGAAGCATACGTCGTCCCCAGATAATGTATAACTCCATCTCCGACACGGGACGGCTACTACTTGACAGCGGACAAACGGGAATTTATATTTGCAATTTCTGCGATCGCCCGACAGCGCAGAGAACTCTTGAGGGCGGTGTCATTGCATACAATTACATCGGCTTAGTCAACACTCCTTTTGTTGACAACGGAAAAGGTATGGCAATTTATCTAGATGATGGAACGCATGGTGCATACATCCATCACAATGTTACTAATACTGGTGGACGAATTAATTGGGCAATTTTCATTCACTATAACGGTCACGTTGTCAAGGACATTTTTGTACATAACAATACCCTCTGGGGTTATGACGATAAGGCTGTCTTTTTCGCCGGAAACTGGAATGGTAAGGGTGGTGGCACGAAGAATAGCCGGATATCAAACAATATTGCGCAGTTGTCAGGAACGACTTATTACGATAAAAGTGGTGGTGCGGCAATCTCAAACAATCGGGAAGGGGTTGTAGCTTCGGAATTTGTAAATCCGAGAGCAGGAGACTTTCGCCTGCGCAGTCATTCTCCTTCTATCAATACTGCGGTTCCCTTGTCGGGTATAAACATGCCTGTATTCGATGGAAAGCCAGACGTGGGGGCGTATGAATATGGTACTGTTGGGTTACTTGCAGGTTCCTCTATTCAAGGCGATCCACAAGACACTTTTCTAGAAAGATAA
- a CDS encoding PleD family two-component system response regulator, giving the protein MEILVIEYDEYSLLLIYEFITVNNFQVLTANNARTGLQIAREQQPDLIICELNLPRQSGYEILRILRSEPSTANIPFWFLSFEADMATRRRALQQGADGYFTKPVNFNELLSAIRDRF; this is encoded by the coding sequence ATGGAGATTTTAGTAATCGAGTACGATGAATATTCTCTACTATTAATATATGAGTTTATTACCGTTAATAATTTTCAAGTTTTAACTGCAAATAATGCTCGGACAGGTTTACAAATAGCTAGAGAACAACAGCCGGACTTAATTATTTGCGAACTCAATCTACCGAGACAAAGCGGATACGAAATTTTAAGAATATTGCGTAGCGAACCATCTACAGCTAATATACCGTTTTGGTTTCTTTCATTTGAGGCAGACATGGCAACTCGTCGCCGTGCTTTACAACAAGGAGCTGACGGTTATTTTACTAAACCTGTAAACTTCAATGAATTGCTCTCGGCAATTCGAGATCGGTTTTGA